In one window of Deinococcus radiotolerans DNA:
- a CDS encoding sensor histidine kinase KdpD: protein MPGAARPARGRHRVFVGMAAGVGKTTRALSELRDRLERGEDALIGVLETHGRAFTQAAAAGLPVFPRLEVVRGGVTLGELDVAGLIARRPDVVLVDELAHSNAPGSAREKRWMDVEALLDAGVNVLSTVNVQHLESLHDTVARLTGVRVRERIPDAVLRGADELVLVDLTPADLRERVRSGAVYGAERAEHALTNFFTLPNLTALRELALRQVAHVVEQGAAGLAAGLGVQERVVVAVAAEETGARLIRRGGQLAQRLHADLQVVTVRSERISAERARLLDTFRAVTVALGGEFIVLDPAGGVAATLIRHVQAAHATQVVLGESSRSRWEEFLRGDIIRSVLRQTRNVDVYVITRE from the coding sequence ATGCCCGGCGCCGCCCGCCCGGCGCGGGGTCGGCACCGGGTGTTCGTGGGCATGGCGGCGGGGGTCGGGAAGACCACCCGCGCGCTCAGTGAACTGCGCGACCGCCTGGAGCGCGGCGAGGACGCCCTGATCGGCGTGCTGGAAACGCACGGGCGGGCGTTCACGCAGGCGGCCGCGGCGGGCCTGCCGGTCTTCCCGCGGCTGGAGGTCGTGCGGGGCGGCGTGACGCTGGGTGAACTGGACGTGGCGGGCCTGATCGCGCGCCGTCCGGACGTGGTGCTCGTGGATGAACTGGCGCATTCGAACGCGCCGGGCAGCGCGCGGGAGAAGCGCTGGATGGACGTCGAGGCGCTGCTAGACGCAGGCGTGAACGTGCTGTCCACCGTGAACGTGCAGCACCTGGAGTCCCTGCACGACACGGTGGCGCGCCTGACCGGCGTGCGCGTCCGCGAGCGCATCCCGGACGCCGTGCTGCGCGGCGCGGACGAACTGGTGCTCGTGGACCTGACACCTGCCGACCTGCGCGAGCGGGTGCGGTCCGGCGCGGTGTACGGCGCGGAGCGGGCCGAGCACGCCCTGACGAACTTCTTCACGCTGCCGAACCTGACGGCGCTGCGGGAACTGGCGCTGCGGCAGGTGGCGCACGTCGTCGAGCAGGGCGCGGCCGGTCTGGCGGCAGGCCTGGGCGTGCAGGAGCGCGTGGTGGTCGCTGTGGCCGCCGAGGAGACCGGCGCGCGTCTGATCCGCCGCGGCGGGCAGCTCGCGCAGCGCCTGCATGCCGACCTTCAGGTCGTGACCGTACGGTCCGAGCGGATCAGTGCCGAGCGTGCGCGGCTGCTCGACACCTTCCGCGCGGTCACGGTCGCGCTGGGCGGGGAATTCATCGTGCTTGACCCGGCGGGCGGCGTGGCGGCCACCCTGATCCGGCACGTGCAGGCCGCGCATGCCACGCAGGTCGTGCTGGGCGAGAGCAGCCGCTCCCGCTGGGAGGAATTCCTGCGGGGGGACATTATCCGCTCGGTGCTGCGGCAGACGCGCAACGTGGACGTGTACGTCATCACCCGCGAGTAA
- the kdpC gene encoding potassium-transporting ATPase subunit KdpC, with amino-acid sequence MTLNDMPSPVLSEPDFSDAPQPGWSAWLRFSALWLVLGGLAYPAVTTALGGALFPAQATGSLIRDRGRVVGSALIGQPFTGDRYFIGRPSAAGSGYDPVNASGSNLAVSNPALRERVQAQAQAIAARENIPVTQIPVDLLTASGSGLDPHVSPAGAAVQVARVARARGLTDAQVQSLVRDHTERGVLGLGQPGVNVLELNLALDRLGR; translated from the coding sequence ATGACCCTGAACGACATGCCCTCCCCTGTCCTTTCTGAACCCGACTTTTCTGACGCGCCTCAGCCGGGGTGGAGCGCTTGGCTGCGCTTCTCGGCGCTGTGGCTGGTGCTGGGCGGCCTCGCGTACCCGGCGGTGACGACCGCGCTGGGCGGCGCGTTGTTTCCCGCGCAGGCGACCGGTTCCCTGATCCGCGACCGGGGCCGGGTGGTCGGCTCGGCGCTGATCGGGCAGCCCTTCACGGGGGACCGGTACTTCATCGGGCGGCCCAGCGCCGCCGGGAGCGGGTACGACCCGGTGAACGCGTCGGGCAGCAATCTCGCCGTGAGCAACCCGGCACTGCGGGAGCGCGTGCAGGCCCAGGCGCAGGCCATTGCGGCGCGGGAGAACATCCCCGTCACGCAGATTCCGGTGGATCTGCTCACCGCGAGCGGCAGTGGCCTCGACCCGCACGTGTCTCCGGCGGGGGCAGCGGTGCAGGTGGCGCGGGTGGCGCGCGCGCGCGGCCTGACGGACGCGCAGGTGCAATCGCTGGTGCGGGATCACACCGAGCGGGGCGTGCTGGGCCTGGGGCAACCCGGCGTGAACGTGCTGGAACTGAACCTCGCCCTGGACCGGCTGGGACGGTGA
- the kdpB gene encoding potassium-transporting ATPase subunit KdpB, which translates to MTAVPQKTPKGGVFAPALMRAALRAAFVKLDPRFMVRSPVMFVVLLGGVLTLLLTVQAAASGQAWGYPAGVTVWLLFTVVFANFAEGLAEARGKAQAATLRSAREDTPARRVLDGREEVIPSTGLRRGDVIVVQAGEMIPGDGEVVEGLAAVDESAITGESAPVIREAGTDHSGVTGGTRVLSDRIVVRVTSQPGESFLDRMIALVEGASRQKTPNELALSILLAALTLVFLIVVATLLPLSRFAGATVDVVTLAALLVCLIPTTIGGLLPAIGIAGMDRALQANVIAKSGKAVEVAGDVDILLLDKTGTITVGDRQATRFLPLPGVSGEELAGAAALASAADPTPEGKSIVTLARTQGVTPATPADAAFIEFTAQTRMSGVDAGGVSIRKGAADRITRLARERGGNVPTELSPLVDEVARAGGTPLVVLRDERVLGVVALSDVVKPGMRERFEQLRRMGLRTVMITGDNPLTAEAIAREAGVDGFLAEATPEDKLAMIREEQRGGKLVAMMGDGTNDAPALAQADVGLAMQSGTQAAKEAANMIDLDSDPTKLIEVVEIGKGLLMTRGALTTFSIANDVAKYFAILPALFATQIPALAPLNVMDLRSPQSAILSAVIFNALVIPALIPVALRGVRYSPGSADALLARNLLIYGLGGVLVPFVGIKLIDVLLGLVGA; encoded by the coding sequence GTTCGTGGTGCTGCTGGGCGGCGTGCTGACGCTGCTGCTGACCGTGCAGGCCGCCGCGAGTGGGCAGGCGTGGGGCTACCCGGCGGGCGTGACGGTCTGGCTGCTGTTCACGGTGGTGTTCGCGAACTTCGCCGAGGGGCTGGCCGAGGCGCGCGGGAAGGCGCAGGCGGCCACACTCCGTTCGGCGCGCGAGGACACCCCGGCCCGCCGGGTGCTGGACGGCCGCGAGGAGGTCATCCCCAGCACGGGGCTGCGGCGCGGGGACGTGATCGTGGTGCAGGCGGGCGAGATGATCCCCGGCGACGGCGAGGTCGTCGAGGGGCTGGCGGCGGTGGACGAGAGTGCCATCACGGGTGAGAGCGCCCCGGTGATCCGCGAGGCGGGCACCGACCACAGCGGCGTGACGGGCGGGACGCGCGTGCTGTCCGACCGGATCGTGGTGCGGGTGACGTCGCAGCCCGGCGAGAGCTTCCTCGACCGCATGATCGCGCTCGTCGAGGGCGCCAGCCGCCAGAAGACCCCGAACGAACTGGCCCTGTCGATCCTGCTAGCCGCACTGACGCTGGTGTTCCTGATCGTCGTGGCGACCCTGCTGCCCCTGTCGCGCTTCGCGGGGGCGACAGTGGACGTGGTGACGCTCGCAGCGCTGCTCGTGTGCCTGATTCCCACGACGATCGGCGGTCTGCTGCCCGCCATCGGCATCGCGGGCATGGACCGGGCCTTGCAGGCGAACGTGATCGCCAAGAGCGGTAAGGCGGTCGAGGTGGCCGGGGACGTGGACATCCTGCTGCTCGACAAGACCGGCACGATCACCGTCGGGGACCGTCAGGCGACGCGCTTCCTGCCGCTGCCCGGCGTGAGCGGCGAGGAACTGGCGGGCGCGGCGGCGCTGGCCTCGGCGGCGGACCCCACCCCGGAAGGCAAGAGCATCGTGACGCTGGCCCGCACGCAGGGCGTGACGCCCGCCACCCCGGCGGACGCGGCGTTCATCGAGTTCACCGCGCAGACCCGCATGAGCGGCGTGGACGCGGGCGGCGTGAGCATCCGCAAGGGCGCCGCCGACCGCATCACCCGCCTGGCCCGCGAGCGGGGCGGCAACGTCCCCACCGAACTGTCCCCGCTGGTGGATGAGGTGGCCCGCGCGGGCGGCACGCCCCTCGTGGTGCTCCGGGACGAACGCGTTCTGGGCGTGGTGGCCCTGTCGGACGTGGTGAAGCCCGGCATGCGGGAACGCTTCGAGCAGCTGCGCCGCATGGGGCTGCGCACCGTGATGATCACCGGGGACAACCCCCTGACCGCCGAGGCGATCGCCCGCGAGGCCGGCGTGGACGGCTTCCTGGCCGAGGCGACGCCCGAGGACAAGCTCGCCATGATCCGCGAGGAGCAGCGCGGTGGGAAGCTGGTCGCCATGATGGGCGACGGCACGAACGACGCCCCCGCCCTGGCGCAGGCAGACGTGGGCCTCGCCATGCAGAGCGGCACGCAGGCGGCCAAGGAAGCAGCGAACATGATCGACCTGGACTCCGACCCCACCAAGCTGATCGAGGTCGTGGAGATCGGCAAGGGCCTGCTGATGACGCGCGGCGCACTGACGACCTTCTCGATCGCGAACGACGTCGCCAAGTACTTCGCGATCCTCCCCGCGCTGTTCGCCACGCAGATTCCCGCGCTGGCCCCGCTGAACGTGATGGACCTGCGCAGCCCGCAGAGCGCGATCCTGTCCGCCGTGATCTTCAACGCGCTGGTCATCCCGGCCCTGATTCCGGTGGCGCTGCGCGGCGTGCGTTACTCGCCCGGCAGTGCCGACGCTCTGCTGGCCCGCAACCTGCTGATCTACGGGCTGGGCGGCGTGCTCGTGCCGTTCGTGGGCATCAAGCTCATCGACGTGCTGCTCGGACTGGTTGGCGCTTAA